The DNA window caagggccaatttcgcagctcgaaacacttcatggcggttctctcttgcatcctcggtgcgagctctttgcatcctacgtctagctctgaggcaggctgaccgtagagctgcaatctcggcactccaccagtataccgggtatctgccgtttcttggcagtgtttttctcggcatagtggcgtcgcacgcgcgtgatagaacagctaccagcgcatccccgcttagactgtcggtgttggcctccagtcccagggccgcggtgaaagcttcgctgtcgaagtgattagACTTctacccgcgtacctgacagggatctcccgccctcggatgctgcacaccatagttgagcggattgctaaatgatcgctttgggtgtagccttcgtctaccctccattccatgcctggagccaaactcgggctggcaaatgttacgtcaattcacgcctccactccgtttctacggaatgtactagcggagccattatgagctagcacagtatcgagtttcgcaagcgtctccattagcgcttgacccctgctatttgtacagcggctgccccactccactgcccaagcgttaaagtctcccgctatgactaccggtttccggcccactaggtccgacgagagcctgtcgatcatctggttgaactgttctattggccaccttggtggggcgtagcagctgcaatagaacacaccattgatcttggcaatcgccacaccctcggcggaggagtgtattacctcttgaaccgggaaccgtcccgttgtacagattgccaccattccagaccagTCCGatacccaattgccgttgccggcagggatgcggtacgggtctgataggagggcgacatctgtcctcgactccaagagcgactgccacagcagctgttgggctgctgcacaatggttaagatttagctgtgtgacgttcacggcttcttcttatttaactcaccgaagggatacgaaggtccgcccatagcatgtttatgggcttgcttcttagcggcgcagataaggcacttgtgtgccttagtgcaaccccgctctttatgtccctcctcgccgcagcgacgacatagtttgctcctatctatgcccttgcactcgtaggctttgtggccggactcaaggcaccgatagcacctatccactgaaggcggctggggtatactaatagggcataccgatcagccgatcttcagcttccctttctcggttacctttttggcatccgccttcagtagcctgaggtaggctacctgggtgccagaaggtccatctctaaaacgcacagaggACGGCttgattgtgacgtcgcattgttccttaacggctgcaacgacatctcctgcggtcgtgaactcgtccagatgcttgcactggagagtcatttccgcccctagcgacctgacttaggcgccttcaccaaggacctcttgggccaaggccttgtataccgcactagattgtgcgcctcgcttcagcaccagaagcatttctcccgtgttggtgcgtctcacggtacgcacatcttgcccaagggccgaaaggctttcggccgccttcatcgactttaggacatcggcgtatttgtccttgtcggtttttaaccacaaggcctcgcctctgtatttggccttcttcgcgggccgcggtatcgtccaggggtttgggcccccctgccccggtcgcgccgggttgctggtaccaacgctctgctcagcgaggtcactctcgccctcgcttacctcggccagacggcgtttgaccttaacggttgcacgccgtgtggtgtcggtttttgcaccctcgcctggcgacttcctagggcgcttcgcgttcgacgccgtcttgtgAATGCACTTGCCCTTgtcttttcccttcgagggtaactcggccgccgcttcgagcgacgtggctgctccatagaaggtgaaggccactgtctgagtacccgtatcgaccttctcttttccctccctcttggaggccactgtctgggtttctctgtcgggggGGGGtaactggtgctttcagatgcagcactcatcgctccactactctccccacggggggaagacctcgccaaaccacctctagcaaaggggtttggcatctccgattgtttgttgtttttgtttttgttctccatatcAAACATAAAAACCAACATATGGAACAACAAAAGAGTATTACgtgttgacaaaaacatgcttttTCTATGTTATATTTGAGTAAATCcttaacatgtccgtcttacctcCAGTTCTccatcatattcatattcatataccttgacgaaaaaaatccgtacaccattcaGCGACTAAACGTAATCGTTCATTACGCTTATGCAACCGGTTCGCGTAGTCGCGGATTTTTTCGTAAGAATTGATCAGTTTAGTATAATACCATAAAATGTGTTTTAATTCAAAATGTTTCGATTTATTTTCAGATCGAAGGCCTATATGAAAAAGTTCTATTGGAAATTATTAATGGTAACTTCAAAACTCAGGACGTTTCGGAAAAGACACTTTTCACCTATGCCCAGGATGTGTTCAAAATGAACGAAAAGACACACGATGAAATTCTAAAGCGTGCTCGGTTTAAACCATTGTCGGAAGTATATCTACGAGTTGAGGTTATCGAGGCAAAACTGCCAGAACTATCCAATGAGCAAGGGGCCCCTAATCCATTCGTAGTTATGTACCTTGAAAATAGTATTTCGGGCAAGGTGAAGAGTTCCATTCTGGAGATAACCTGCAATCCAATTTGGAAAGAGTGTTTTACAATGTCAGTATTGAGTAAAACCGCTTATTCGCATTGGAACATCTTTCATCAAACATTTTACTATTGCAGGCCAACGAATGAAAATAGTAAAGAAAATCTGATACTAGAAGTATTCCACCACGAGTGTAACAtaacaaaattaacgaaaaCTGTTCGAGTTTGCCGGAAGTATGCCCTTAGTTGTGTTATGCCTAGATCCTCATATCAGAAATTGATTGGAAGAACGAGCATTCCGATCGAGGTAAGTCGTttaatcgaaaaacaaaaaaaatatctcgcttCACATCAGCAACACCTTTTGCAGTCCATCAGTTCGTCCGGATTAGTGATGTGGTATACTTTGAACAAAAAGAGGCGAACCGAACCCCAAGGAACAATTAAGTTGAAATTTCACTTCAGCTCTGCACAGAATAAGGAGAAGGCCGCCGAGGAACACGAAATACTCACTCGAATGTTTCTCGAGTACGAACTAAGAAGCTCTAGTGTGGCACGCTATTGGTGGTCGGGTAAGTTCACAACTGCAGGAGAGGTCATACTCAAACAGCACGCTCTTTGTGCTGATTTATGCGAAATTCAAAAGGGGCTAATTTATTGGAATGCGTATACCTCAGTTCATACCACCTATCCGATAGCGTTCAGTCTTTTCGAAAACGCACTAAGCAAGATTTGTGTGTTTATAAAGAATGGTAGTGTTAAGGAATCAAGTCTGCGGACATTTTGGTTGGGCACGAAGAAAATCCTGCCCTCATGTTTTGCTGTGATAATGAAGCTACGGAAACGTATCGCTGGAGATAAGGACATCGTTAAGACTGTAGCTTCCGTACTAAAGATTCTTTCCATGGTGGATAGTATCAGGAGTACGTGTGATATTGATCTGTTTTCTCCGGGTGATTACGAGTAAGTACTACATAATCATTGATATGCATGCAATTCATGTTTTCTCTACTAACAGGCAATTCAAGTACCGAATTCAGCAAAACCCCAATATTACAATACACGACATTACGTTATTAGCGGTACAGAAAGGAGCAAAAAATTGGTTCGATCAAACAGTTCTCAATTCAACAAAGTCTACCTTTTCGGACGAGGAGAAGCTCCGAAATGCCATTCAACTTATTCAGCTGTTACAAAACGACATTATGCGAGCTACGACGTACTACAACAATGAATTTAAAAGGTAACGCTAATATTTTGAACTGATTTCACGACATTTCTTGATTAACATACATCTTTCAGCATCATGGACATCGAATACACGCGCGAACTGTGTAAACAGCATGAAGCAAGCATTGTAGTCCATTTGAAACCTATGGTGGAAAAAATATGCAAAGGCTTCAAAAAACTTACTATTAGACTTGATCAGTACAATCGGGTTGGTGAAATGGATGCTTTGGATATGAGCACCACCGTATTTGAATTATACATTGTGATGAAATTATTTCTCAAGGAAACAGATAAGCTATTAAACAGAGCTCACCATTCTGAAATTGTGATCTTCCACAAATGGTTCAGCGGAGGAATCTCCCACTGGTGTGAAGTGTTTGCGCTCAAAGCTTTGGCCAGATTAAGTCAAGCAATTGAAATCGATTTATTGGTCCCGGAGATAGGTATAGAACCAAAACAGTCATCGTCTACTGGAGAATTTTTAAACATTGTTCGGCAGTTGAAAACATTCTGGCAACAGTTGGACTGGCCAGATTCAGATGAACTgaatcggtttttgaaaaaaagcaTCGGGGTAAGTCTGTAGGTCACTATGTTACTACTGCCAGTCGAAATCTAAATACTTTCTCATGGTTTTGTAATTATTGATATCGATTCTTAATCTTTTGCATTTTGAATTAATTGCAGAAATGCACTGAATTTATTTGCACACTAGATGAACAAAATCGGCAAAACGAAACAGGCGAACAAACATGGGTGGATAATCTGTGATATGTCCGGAGTGACTGCATAACAATTTTTGAAATAGTGAAAATTCACTTGGCTCTAACTCGTTGCATACAACTTATACGCAATTGATAGGAGCATTCTCTAAAATATTCTCGAATTTCTTTGCAAGAAAAGTTACAATACAATAAGTCCACGAGTGCGGATGTTACAActaaatcacagagaacagatatcCAGGTTCGAGTGGACAAGTTGCAAATACTTGTTTTGTGATTTGAGCTGATTTCCGCTAATGCGGATTGTGACCGTAGTGATCTAGCGGGCATTGGTTCAAATCACAAAATAAGTATTTGTGACTTGTTTGTTCGAGCCTGGATGTCTGTTCACTGCGATTTAGTAGTTTAGTAATTATATCCCAATATAATTATTATGGAttttcggcacagtttactgcctcccggttatcgaaagtgtgaataacggtgcaatttaacgactatacaaagtgaagtggcttataaaagcatttttcggcatattttcgacagacgcgagtggtgacagtttgtgaaaatcgaattccggcaaatgaaaaaatatcttttactcgcattacgggccgtcgattcccgatgcaagaaCAGAgagcaaccgcaccgcaaaaaatgcGGTGCGgggagacactttttcccgcggatgcggtgcggaaaatgagcttttaccgcgcggtattaccgcaaccgcacttcaaaaaataattgataaagtctgcagtctgcattaaaaagtgaattaaaactatgacttttaccatttgagaaggacgaaactagatttattttctgaacgaatgcttagcaatgtcattattaggaacatctctctcagaacgttcgagttttatttatttaccctacaatagagaaacatgataaacatttaattgctctaatttccatagacttgagaatgatttgaaaagaaatccgaatataatctgtattcgacctatcgctacttgattttttacattttggtcattcaaatatgataaaacatactgttactaagaaataaaatctataagctgtgtccaatataatttggcaccattatttttacgacatattttgaaaactatttattttatacttcaaagaaaacaTTTACAAACAAACCTTTTCAtatacataaaacgcaaaatccaatcattgaaaaacaattgaattttactgtcaaatccattacaaaatgcatcatttctcctgattcctcttggcaatcgtggaattatgaatcgttttcgatgacattttctcaactgtgaattttgattaatttggagaacttagagaTTAACTAATGACACtacgacttaaaaacaatccaaagaatgcaattatcatcatcaaaccaaacgaatttggaggaatttttttttcgcgtgcgtccattttccgtccaactgggaatattttctaccaaattaacaaataatatttttcagttgggagtattttgtaactttttaaaagtaaagctttcgaagttagtgtatagcattgcgattttttttgtgtttcccaAAGTCTCCCTCAAGGTCTTTCTTCAcattgtgacaagtgtcaaagttagcccagatgccaaattttgcatagtttggacagtttttgctttagttgaaaatttatctagaagctttaacgtaggggttaagtatttttacatagaatctgtatacaaagtttgaaagaaatcggttaaacagtttttgaatggcaggtaacaccgcaaatcatgttttttccacaaacgttctacaaaaagcttcgtcatcgagtcgtttgtcgatatttttgcatggaaaaattacagcatgttattgaaatgatacactataatgtacaaaagttttgatcagttcgcttcacgcaaagtttaaaaaaaatcgagaaacagtgtttttttttcacgccaaaACAATTACCCCTCTTAACGGACCACTCCAATGAGATTTGTGATAATACCGCATCTGTATTCTTTCACGTTTTCCTCGATTTCGGCAATTTGaattgcgttcattttactttgaTACCTAAAATGAAGtacaagaaacattttgaaacaTTCATCGATTCAAAATATTCATCCGTTACGAAGATTTCCTGTCCCAAAAATCCGAATATCAGTGCAGATCACCGCAGTATGGGTCTCTCTGACAATGCAGTATTCTGGGTCAGTTATCTccgttactaaataatagaacaCACTCAACATACCTTGATCCCTTCATGATAAGTATACGAAGCTTTCCTAATTTATGGTTTCGTTAAAAACAGAGCTGGAACCATAATTTCCTGTCCGAAAGTCTTTTGTAAAAACATGTTTGTTTACATGTCTATCGGCAACACTACAGCATATCACAAAGTTTTTGAGCACTACGTGAAAACGGTTTGATTGTGGTCAAAATTGGATATATAATCTTTCGTAACACATGTATTACGTTAtagtaaaatggaaatttgaaataagtCTTTGAGAGTAAGTTTTATTTCGGAAAAACTAATACAGGTGAAcgtttatctcattttttgcaaATAAGACTATGAACACCTGCTAGCATAATTGACCATTCATAATCGATCGATTGTCACAGTGTGAAAGTTTGTTGCATAAAGTTATATCTCATGGCCAGCTAGCCATAGTTTCGCATGTTGATACAAATGACTTCACTTGCATTGATGTCAATTTCTATATCTAGGCAGCAAGTTGAAAAGGGTTCATATACATTTTAGGGAATCGATGTGTTTAATTTTTCGCACATTCTACTAAGCACAATGTTTTGTAGTTTACATAAATAGTAATGGTAGAATATAATGCAACTGTACATCTCAACATCTATCACGTTGTACGATAAATAACAGGTGACTTTTAAAAGGCATAATCAATCGAAACAAATGAGGTAGACTACAACTATGAAAGATTGGCTGATATTTTGATTAGCGAAtaaattgaatatattttttcgGTACACATAATTACTTTCAACTATTTacgaaaaatgttttgaaatttttttgtgaacGTATATTACGATTATTTGTGTTGTCAACCTTCATCACTGACTTTTCATTGCTGAACGATATGTTTCGGTTACCTTAGGCTGAAGAACTCTTGTATGTTTGCAGACAGGGATACAGGTACACAAACCATTTTTTCCGTCCAACTTACGGACTATGTGCCTGAGCATGGTGTACGACTACGCTCCTTTGCCtaagttgtatgtttttttttaggttttaacgacattcaattagctagagattactgggtagggaaagttatgaaacttagagccatagtactcaagtgagagcaaggatgtgaagtaaacag is part of the Topomyia yanbarensis strain Yona2022 chromosome 1, ASM3024719v1, whole genome shotgun sequence genome and encodes:
- the LOC131677944 gene encoding protein unc-13 homolog 4B-like isoform X2 → MNEKTHDEILKRARFKPLSEVYLRVEVIEAKLPELSNEQGAPNPFVVMYLENSISGKVKSSILEITCNPIWKECFTMPTNENSKENLILEVFHHECNITKLTKTVRVCRKYALSCVMPRSSYQKLIGRTSIPIESISSSGLVMWYTLNKKRRTEPQGTIKLKFHFSSAQNKEKAAEEHEILTRMFLEYELRSSSVARYWWSGKFTTAGEVILKQHALCADLCEIQKGLIYWNAYTSVHTTYPIAFSLFENALSKICVFIKNGSVKESSLRTFWLGTKKILPSCFAVIMKLRKRIAGDKDIVKTVASVLKILSMVDSIRSTCDIDLFSPGDYEQFKYRIQQNPNITIHDITLLAVQKGAKNWFDQTVLNSTKSTFSDEEKLRNAIQLIQLLQNDIMRATTYYNNEFKSIMDIEYTRELCKQHEASIVVHLKPMVEKICKGFKKLTIRLDQYNRVGEMDALDMSTTVFELYIVMKLFLKETDKLLNRAHHSEIVIFHKWFSGGISHWCEVFALKALARLSQAIEIDLLVPEIGIEPKQSSSTGEFLNIVRQLKTFWQQLDWPDSDELNRFLKKSIGDICSCCVYYADRISTKLKQPEDKGGLDMATTVELIEKCALVNSNISILLEVLGTLPVDLGYIHKGTEESQEQMVPMKVLSSWKTKILKLMVDHCLSVIKISMIDSLTKWNQIKDNIESFANQTSCLMRDGLSHDDLKLVENELWNTLTTEFNHLIKHTIEKKSPILSFVNLKGCYGIIAQAFLPGLQDLQNNEILAEKLFSIEKQLHLYSSSTRDLIHQYYLACMDAQNRLDEPERGIFTVRCCIRNNALEIQVISAENIKLPLDFKGTCDSYVKINLVPGYKFPSLQMPKTRTKSKNHSPTYNEKFVLKLTDEQFEIPDVLIVFNVKVSELLGLSQRHVGECFLRLDNVPLVSSNHDVQRVDVQQLFLTLPENIESDCIPVLEYRQNDKEATQFFKKLKQKLGKAAYTGSVISIF
- the LOC131677944 gene encoding protein unc-13 homolog 4B-like isoform X1; this encodes MMRLRMSNASFSNYLDNKMEALQARWSRSKPKAGDRTLDKEVFFEKFGTLLKKQSSQFLLQTKREVTPLDESAETQELLVTEKSKPMINSSSGATADSKQDIPTVLPTEAAILDSDAIEGLYEKVLLEIINGNFKTQDVSEKTLFTYAQDVFKMNEKTHDEILKRARFKPLSEVYLRVEVIEAKLPELSNEQGAPNPFVVMYLENSISGKVKSSILEITCNPIWKECFTMPTNENSKENLILEVFHHECNITKLTKTVRVCRKYALSCVMPRSSYQKLIGRTSIPIESISSSGLVMWYTLNKKRRTEPQGTIKLKFHFSSAQNKEKAAEEHEILTRMFLEYELRSSSVARYWWSGKFTTAGEVILKQHALCADLCEIQKGLIYWNAYTSVHTTYPIAFSLFENALSKICVFIKNGSVKESSLRTFWLGTKKILPSCFAVIMKLRKRIAGDKDIVKTVASVLKILSMVDSIRSTCDIDLFSPGDYEQFKYRIQQNPNITIHDITLLAVQKGAKNWFDQTVLNSTKSTFSDEEKLRNAIQLIQLLQNDIMRATTYYNNEFKSIMDIEYTRELCKQHEASIVVHLKPMVEKICKGFKKLTIRLDQYNRVGEMDALDMSTTVFELYIVMKLFLKETDKLLNRAHHSEIVIFHKWFSGGISHWCEVFALKALARLSQAIEIDLLVPEIGIEPKQSSSTGEFLNIVRQLKTFWQQLDWPDSDELNRFLKKSIGDICSCCVYYADRISTKLKQPEDKGGLDMATTVELIEKCALVNSNISILLEVLGTLPVDLGYIHKGTEESQEQMVPMKVLSSWKTKILKLMVDHCLSVIKISMIDSLTKWNQIKDNIESFANQTSCLMRDGLSHDDLKLVENELWNTLTTEFNHLIKHTIEKKSPILSFVNLKGCYGIIAQAFLPGLQDLQNNEILAEKLFSIEKQLHLYSSSTRDLIHQYYLACMDAQNRLDEPERGIFTVRCCIRNNALEIQVISAENIKLPLDFKGTCDSYVKINLVPGYKFPSLQMPKTRTKSKNHSPTYNEKFVLKLTDEQFEIPDVLIVFNVKVSELLGLSQRHVGECFLRLDNVPLVSSNHDVQRVDVQQLFLTLPENIESDCIPVLEYRQNDKEATQFFKKLKQKLGKAAYTGSVISIF